One genomic region from Euzebya tangerina encodes:
- a CDS encoding BMP family lipoprotein has product MPANSLRRFLALSATLLILLTACGGETGDEDIADESETTEETTTADDDAEATADDEAAAAGDGEGITFGMILVGPRDDRGWSQAHFEGGEYIEENLPGSEMIAIDSVNPADNPELSVESVATDMIDQGAQLIFATSDDMRDGILAAAAEHPDVPMIWSSGDSAWEEGRAYMPELENLGNIMGRMEVGKAIAGCAAAMHSDAGHIAYLGPLVNAETIRLVNSAYLGAQHCWTENRGEDPADLTFEVTYIGFWFNIPGVTLDPTQVVNDFYAGGADVVVSGIDTTEAIVRTGQLAESGEAVTAVPYDFIGACDEAPAVCLGVPYFNWGPSYLETAQAVVDDSFDAEWRWLGPDEDDINDLDSSIIGFIKGDGLGEDAEAAVDALTAGLLDGSIELFEGPLVLADGTTYIAEGEVATDEQVWYFPDLLEGIDGVAETQE; this is encoded by the coding sequence ATGCCCGCCAACTCACTGCGCCGCTTCCTGGCACTCAGTGCGACCCTGCTGATCCTCCTGACCGCCTGTGGCGGCGAGACCGGTGACGAGGACATCGCAGACGAGAGCGAGACGACGGAGGAGACCACGACGGCGGACGACGACGCCGAGGCGACGGCAGACGACGAGGCCGCGGCTGCGGGCGACGGAGAGGGGATCACGTTCGGCATGATCCTGGTCGGACCCCGCGACGATCGGGGTTGGTCCCAAGCGCACTTCGAGGGGGGTGAGTACATCGAGGAGAACCTGCCGGGCTCGGAGATGATCGCGATCGACTCGGTGAACCCCGCCGACAACCCGGAGCTCAGCGTGGAGTCCGTTGCGACCGACATGATCGACCAGGGGGCACAGCTGATCTTCGCGACCTCCGACGACATGCGCGACGGGATCCTGGCCGCGGCCGCCGAACACCCGGACGTGCCGATGATCTGGAGCTCCGGCGACTCCGCGTGGGAGGAGGGCCGGGCCTACATGCCGGAGCTCGAGAACCTGGGCAACATCATGGGCCGCATGGAGGTCGGCAAGGCCATCGCCGGCTGCGCCGCCGCGATGCACAGCGACGCCGGCCACATCGCCTACCTCGGGCCGCTGGTGAACGCCGAGACCATCCGTCTGGTCAACTCGGCCTACCTGGGGGCCCAGCACTGCTGGACGGAGAACCGTGGCGAGGACCCGGCCGACCTGACCTTCGAGGTGACATACATCGGATTCTGGTTCAACATCCCCGGTGTGACCCTCGACCCGACCCAGGTCGTCAATGACTTCTACGCCGGCGGAGCCGACGTCGTGGTGTCCGGCATCGACACCACGGAGGCCATCGTCAGGACCGGCCAGCTGGCCGAGTCCGGTGAGGCCGTCACTGCGGTGCCCTACGACTTCATCGGCGCCTGTGACGAAGCGCCCGCCGTCTGCCTCGGTGTTCCCTACTTCAACTGGGGTCCCTCGTACCTGGAGACGGCGCAGGCGGTGGTCGACGACAGCTTCGACGCCGAGTGGCGCTGGCTCGGGCCCGACGAGGACGACATCAACGATCTGGACTCGAGCATCATCGGCTTCATCAAGGGCGACGGGCTGGGGGAGGACGCGGAGGCGGCCGTCGATGCGTTGACCGCCGGTCTCCTGGACGGCTCGATCGAGCTCTTCGAGGGTCCGTTGGTCCTGGCCGACGGGACCACCTACATCGCGGAGGGCGAGGTCGCCACCGATGAGCAGGTGTGGTACTTCCCGGACCTGCTCGAGGGGATCGACGGCGTGGCCGAGACCCAGGAGTGA
- a CDS encoding cation:proton antiporter regulatory subunit: MVNFDETKLPGVGVRHDFLTEDGRRVGVITHLSGRKELLVYSSDDPDACSEVVSLEANESAGLTELLGGSQVHATLDELQQDVEGLAIDWLHVTDSWWCAGRTITETHLRRRTGVSIVAVIAGEKTVPSPEPNEPLAADSTLVVVGTPEGITRAIDLLRDGP; the protein is encoded by the coding sequence ATGGTGAACTTCGATGAGACCAAGCTCCCCGGTGTCGGGGTGCGCCACGACTTCCTGACCGAGGACGGTCGGCGTGTCGGGGTCATCACGCATCTGAGCGGCCGGAAGGAGCTGCTGGTCTACTCCTCCGATGACCCCGATGCCTGTTCCGAGGTCGTCTCGCTGGAAGCCAACGAGAGCGCTGGTCTCACGGAACTGCTGGGTGGCTCCCAGGTGCACGCGACGCTCGACGAGCTGCAGCAGGATGTCGAGGGCCTGGCCATCGACTGGCTGCACGTCACGGACAGCTGGTGGTGCGCCGGACGGACGATCACCGAGACCCACCTGCGACGGAGGACGGGCGTGTCCATCGTGGCCGTGATCGCCGGCGAGAAGACCGTGCCCTCCCCCGAACCCAACGAGCCGTTGGCGGCTGACAGCACCCTGGTGGTCGTCGGCACGCCAGAGGGGATCACGCGGGCCATAGACCTGCTGCGCGACGGCCCATGA
- a CDS encoding cation:proton antiporter produces the protein MILAAAAGEGAAQAALIYLELGAVFVGLALLARLAHRLSISPIPFYLLAGLAFGEGGLAPLDLSEEFTALGAEIGVLLLLFMLGLEYTPAELGRSVRTQALAGLVDLVANGLPGVALALILGWGWPAAVLLGGVTYISSSGVISKVLSDLGRMGNRETPVVLGLLVIEDLVMALYLPIVAVVFLGGSGGMTSLAIAAGVLAIVLVLLLRFDTALSSAVGTGSSEALLLMVFGLVLVVSGLAQQIEISSAVGAFLVGIALSGEVAERAREQLTPLRDIFAATFFLFFALGVDPADIPAVALPAIGLAVVTALTKYATGWWAAGRAGIAGPGRIRAGATLIARGEFSIVIAGLAVSGGIEPEIGPLAATYVLLLAVGGSVLARFADDLRRWATTRSAATT, from the coding sequence ATGATCCTGGCGGCCGCCGCGGGTGAGGGAGCCGCGCAGGCTGCCCTCATCTACCTCGAACTCGGCGCGGTCTTCGTCGGCCTGGCCCTGCTGGCGAGGCTCGCCCATCGGCTGTCGATCTCGCCCATCCCGTTCTACCTCCTGGCGGGTTTGGCGTTCGGCGAGGGCGGCCTTGCCCCGCTGGATCTGAGTGAGGAGTTCACCGCGCTCGGGGCCGAGATCGGCGTCCTGCTGTTGCTGTTCATGCTGGGACTCGAGTACACCCCCGCGGAGCTGGGGCGCAGTGTCCGCACCCAGGCCCTCGCGGGGCTGGTCGATCTGGTCGCCAACGGCCTGCCCGGTGTCGCGCTGGCGCTGATCCTCGGATGGGGTTGGCCCGCGGCCGTGCTCCTGGGTGGTGTGACCTACATCTCCTCCTCAGGTGTCATTTCCAAGGTGCTGTCGGATCTGGGTCGGATGGGGAACCGGGAGACCCCGGTGGTCCTCGGACTGCTGGTCATCGAGGATCTGGTCATGGCCCTGTACCTGCCGATCGTGGCCGTGGTGTTCCTCGGCGGGTCAGGAGGCATGACCAGTCTGGCCATCGCGGCCGGGGTCCTCGCGATCGTGCTGGTGCTGCTGCTCCGCTTCGACACGGCCCTGTCCAGCGCCGTCGGAACCGGCTCGTCGGAGGCGCTCCTGCTCATGGTGTTCGGGTTGGTCCTGGTGGTCTCGGGGCTGGCCCAGCAGATCGAGATCTCCAGTGCGGTCGGTGCCTTCCTGGTGGGGATCGCCCTGTCGGGAGAGGTGGCCGAACGGGCTCGCGAGCAGCTCACCCCGCTGCGGGACATCTTCGCCGCCACCTTCTTCCTGTTCTTCGCACTGGGCGTGGACCCGGCTGACATCCCAGCGGTCGCGCTGCCCGCGATCGGGCTCGCCGTCGTCACCGCCCTCACCAAGTACGCCACGGGCTGGTGGGCGGCGGGTCGAGCAGGCATCGCCGGTCCTGGTCGCATCCGCGCCGGTGCCACGTTGATCGCGCGCGGCGAGTTCTCGATCGTCATCGCGGGCCTCGCCGTCTCTGGTGGAATCGAGCCCGAGATCGGGCCGCTGGCCGCGACCTACGTCCTGCTGCTGGCCGTCGGAGGCTCGGTGTTGGCGCGGTTCGCCGACGACCTGCGGCGGTGGGCGACGACACGGTCAGCAGCGACCACCTGA
- a CDS encoding TetR/AcrR family transcriptional regulator: MTAPTTTRRGRPRDPAADRAILAAARDVIGRRGFTGASMEEIARTAGVGKDTLYRRWSSKFELARALLSHIASTDVPIPADDDPSFALFVFLQDVVRVNRHSDFGSLVAGVIGEAARNAELAAAFADFWAERRQVAGGLVRDVVGPEPDDREIDRLLDHLLGPVYYRLLLTGAPVSDQYLWDLVLSLPRHQS; encoded by the coding sequence GTGACTGCCCCAACGACCACCCGACGTGGCAGGCCCCGCGATCCCGCCGCCGATCGCGCGATCCTCGCCGCAGCCCGCGACGTGATCGGACGTCGTGGCTTCACGGGTGCCTCGATGGAGGAGATCGCCCGAACCGCTGGCGTCGGCAAAGACACGCTGTACCGCCGCTGGAGTTCGAAGTTCGAGCTCGCTCGCGCCCTGCTGTCCCACATCGCCAGCACCGACGTGCCGATCCCCGCCGATGACGATCCCTCATTCGCCCTCTTCGTCTTCCTGCAGGACGTCGTCCGCGTGAACCGGCACTCCGACTTCGGGAGCCTTGTCGCTGGCGTGATCGGTGAGGCCGCTCGCAACGCCGAACTGGCGGCTGCCTTCGCCGACTTCTGGGCCGAGCGCCGACAGGTCGCCGGCGGACTGGTGCGCGATGTCGTCGGTCCCGAGCCGGATGACCGTGAGATCGACCGACTTCTGGACCATCTTCTGGGCCCCGTCTACTACCGCCTCTTGCTCACCGGCGCGCCCGTGTCCGACCAGTACCTCTGGGACCTCGTCCTGAGCCTCCCACGACACCAGTCATGA
- a CDS encoding ATP-dependent DNA ligase translates to MDLPVMPPVKPMLAKLAKTLPEGELSYEPKWDGFRCIVFRDGDEILMGSRNTKPLDRYFPEMAGPLKASLPPRCVVDGELIVAVDDKLDFDALGQRIHPAESRTTMLAEQTPADLILFDVLALGDDDLTQRPFADRRQVLEGMAEGFADRDHAPRVLLAPATRDRARAMEWFEAFEGAGLDGLILKPVDAPYAFDKRSQFKLKHVRTADCVVAGYRMHKSGDGVGSLILGLFADDGALWHVGVAASFTAKRRAELMDEVAPLVLDDIADHPWASWMEAEAHEDGSMPGAPNRWSGANGRDHSWVPLRPERVAEVRYNWATSGRFRGTTKMVRWRPDRDPESCLAEQLAEPEFVPLERVLRA, encoded by the coding sequence GTGGACCTGCCCGTGATGCCGCCCGTCAAGCCGATGTTGGCCAAGCTGGCCAAGACGCTGCCAGAGGGGGAGTTGTCCTACGAGCCGAAGTGGGACGGGTTCCGCTGCATCGTCTTCCGTGACGGCGACGAGATCCTGATGGGTTCCCGCAACACCAAGCCGTTGGATCGCTACTTCCCCGAGATGGCCGGCCCGCTCAAGGCCAGCCTGCCGCCGCGGTGTGTGGTCGATGGCGAGTTGATCGTGGCCGTCGACGACAAGCTCGACTTCGATGCGTTGGGCCAACGCATCCACCCGGCCGAGTCGCGGACGACGATGCTCGCCGAGCAGACCCCAGCGGACCTGATCCTCTTCGACGTCCTCGCCCTCGGTGATGACGACTTGACCCAACGACCCTTCGCGGACCGCCGTCAGGTGCTGGAGGGGATGGCCGAGGGGTTCGCCGACCGGGATCACGCCCCACGGGTGTTGCTGGCCCCCGCGACCCGGGATCGCGCTCGCGCCATGGAGTGGTTCGAGGCGTTCGAGGGTGCCGGGCTGGATGGCCTGATCCTCAAGCCGGTCGATGCCCCCTACGCCTTCGACAAGCGCAGCCAGTTCAAGCTCAAGCACGTCCGGACCGCCGACTGCGTGGTGGCCGGGTACCGGATGCACAAGAGTGGTGATGGTGTCGGCTCGCTGATCCTGGGACTCTTTGCCGATGACGGCGCGCTGTGGCACGTCGGCGTGGCCGCCAGCTTCACGGCCAAGCGCCGGGCGGAGCTGATGGACGAGGTGGCCCCGTTGGTCCTGGACGACATCGCGGACCATCCCTGGGCGTCGTGGATGGAGGCCGAGGCGCACGAGGACGGCTCGATGCCGGGTGCGCCGAACCGCTGGTCAGGCGCCAACGGACGCGATCACTCCTGGGTGCCGCTCCGGCCCGAGCGGGTCGCGGAGGTCCGGTACAACTGGGCGACGTCGGGTCGCTTCCGCGGGACGACCAAGATGGTCCGCTGGCGTCCTGATCGAGATCCCGAGTCCTGTCTGGCGGAGCAGTTGGCGGAACCCGAGTTCGTGCCCCTCGAGCGGGTGCTCCGCGCGTAG
- a CDS encoding DUF5615 family PIN-like protein, producing the protein MKILLDEMFPPTAANLLRDDRGHDAAHVNEVGLRGAPDSDVAQFARANGYAVVTENVADYVNERDIVLLFVLKRNLRPGGAQADDLATILASWADANPDPYLGPHWPH; encoded by the coding sequence GTGAAGATCCTCCTGGACGAGATGTTCCCTCCGACAGCCGCCAACCTCCTCCGGGACGACCGCGGTCACGACGCTGCCCATGTCAACGAGGTGGGCCTTCGAGGGGCACCCGACAGCGACGTGGCGCAGTTCGCCCGAGCAAACGGCTACGCAGTCGTCACCGAGAATGTCGCTGACTACGTCAACGAACGCGACATCGTCCTCCTGTTCGTGCTCAAACGGAACCTCCGACCCGGAGGCGCACAGGCAGACGACCTCGCCACGATCCTCGCCTCATGGGCCGATGCCAACCCCGATCCATACCTCGGACCGCATTGGCCACACTGA
- a CDS encoding trypsin-like serine protease translates to MTRRRILAAAAVSLLIAVALPAGAAQRTALGPPDRPWNVGQDDDDGFTIINGEPATEGEFPSIVAVFFEVDGEFQQGCGGTVVAPTYVLSAAHCFDFDTEETVKVMAGTLNYETSPTPLLDVEAIIRHPNWDPNAFVNDVALLRLAQPTDLPAQPLASDAALSDAPGDFVVAGWGTTNAEGTVASPQLLKVTTPFVADDAPACAEQFIDPLRHLCTGDPTDDPAAPGNDSCAGDSGGPLIRDNAGTAEQYGIVSFGGQFCGVEFAGVYTELDQYLGWVTGVLAGGDGAEDPDNPPPPPPPARGDRFAPDTPTDSVALAEELSSFFFFEAAMLARSDEFADALGGTALGGTFPTFYVDQDRALAQSTIDAIVAGAPPADTGTDTPPTPVYVLGGVDAIPATVDAELREAGLEPIRLDGPERTATAAAVAQAALDQFGDDGRPFLDAVAVARADDWADALTIGQLSGEFAWPVLLTDTDQLSQPTADFLIDLQPSTVYVVGGELAVSDGVAGQIQGLIGGGTVTRLGGLTRTETAVSILQEKERIFTEELGDAPLVAAYAINLRNDGAYAWALAATTFAGFGGLFLPLEGETGEILTFDVDAATCGLGLDVIAIGGTDAVTEESLQALVEASNRDGCTEPTG, encoded by the coding sequence ATGACCCGCAGGCGAATTCTCGCGGCCGCGGCAGTCTCGCTGCTGATCGCTGTCGCGCTCCCCGCAGGCGCAGCCCAGCGGACGGCGCTCGGCCCACCGGATCGGCCCTGGAACGTGGGGCAGGACGATGACGACGGGTTCACCATCATCAACGGTGAGCCGGCGACCGAGGGCGAGTTCCCCTCAATCGTGGCGGTCTTCTTCGAGGTCGACGGGGAGTTCCAGCAGGGGTGCGGCGGCACGGTGGTGGCTCCGACCTACGTGCTCTCAGCGGCCCACTGCTTCGACTTCGACACCGAAGAGACCGTGAAGGTCATGGCCGGGACCCTCAACTACGAGACCTCCCCGACGCCCCTGCTCGATGTCGAGGCGATCATCAGGCACCCGAACTGGGACCCCAACGCCTTCGTCAACGACGTGGCCCTGCTCCGGTTGGCTCAGCCGACCGACCTGCCCGCGCAGCCATTGGCCAGCGACGCGGCGCTCAGCGATGCCCCGGGTGACTTCGTCGTGGCCGGATGGGGCACCACCAACGCCGAGGGAACCGTCGCCTCGCCGCAACTGCTCAAGGTGACCACGCCGTTCGTCGCCGACGATGCACCCGCCTGTGCGGAGCAGTTCATCGACCCCCTCCGCCACCTCTGCACCGGGGACCCGACCGACGACCCCGCTGCCCCCGGGAACGACTCCTGTGCCGGAGACTCGGGTGGTCCGCTGATCCGCGACAACGCCGGGACGGCGGAGCAGTACGGCATCGTCTCCTTCGGTGGGCAGTTCTGCGGCGTCGAGTTTGCCGGCGTCTACACCGAGCTGGACCAGTACCTGGGTTGGGTCACGGGCGTCCTGGCTGGTGGGGACGGCGCCGAGGACCCCGACAACCCGCCTCCGCCCCCGCCGCCCGCCCGGGGGGACCGCTTCGCCCCGGACACGCCGACCGACTCGGTGGCGCTCGCAGAGGAGCTCTCCTCGTTCTTCTTCTTCGAGGCGGCGATGCTGGCGCGCTCCGACGAGTTCGCCGATGCCCTCGGCGGGACGGCGCTGGGCGGCACCTTCCCGACCTTCTACGTCGACCAGGATCGGGCGCTTGCCCAGAGCACCATCGACGCGATCGTGGCCGGCGCGCCACCGGCGGACACCGGCACCGACACTCCGCCAACGCCCGTCTACGTCCTCGGCGGCGTCGACGCCATCCCCGCCACGGTGGACGCTGAGCTGCGGGAGGCCGGCCTCGAACCGATCCGCTTGGACGGCCCTGAGCGGACCGCAACGGCCGCGGCGGTCGCCCAGGCGGCTCTTGACCAGTTCGGCGATGATGGCCGGCCCTTCCTCGACGCCGTGGCCGTGGCTCGCGCCGACGACTGGGCCGATGCGCTCACCATCGGCCAGCTCAGTGGTGAGTTCGCCTGGCCCGTGCTCCTGACGGACACCGATCAGCTGTCCCAGCCGACGGCTGACTTCCTGATCGACCTGCAGCCCAGCACCGTGTACGTCGTCGGCGGCGAACTGGCCGTCTCGGACGGCGTTGCCGGGCAGATCCAGGGTCTCATCGGTGGCGGCACGGTGACCCGGCTGGGCGGCCTGACCCGGACCGAGACGGCGGTGTCGATCCTGCAGGAGAAGGAGCGGATCTTCACCGAGGAGCTCGGCGACGCGCCCCTCGTCGCGGCCTACGCCATCAACCTGCGCAACGACGGCGCTTACGCCTGGGCGTTGGCCGCCACCACGTTCGCCGGCTTCGGCGGCTTGTTCCTGCCGCTCGAGGGTGAGACGGGTGAGATCCTGACCTTCGATGTCGATGCGGCGACGTGCGGGCTCGGCCTGGACGTCATCGCGATCGGTGGGACCGATGCCGTGACCGAGGAGTCCCTGCAGGCCCTGGTGGAGGCGTCCAACCGGGACGGGTGCACCGAGCCGACGGGCTGA